The following nucleotide sequence is from Mytilus galloprovincialis chromosome 12, xbMytGall1.hap1.1, whole genome shotgun sequence.
GGAATATATATGCAAAAGCAAAACTTAGCACCTCCTTAAATGACCTAAatcccaaaaataaaaaaataaaaatctttttttctgttctgTGGATTCCTGTATATCAAAAAACTAAAAAGTGTTTTATTAAATAATGTGTGCCTATAACTCATCGTCAAGTTACAAGAGTTAACAATGATAACTTCCCTTAACAATGTCGGATACTGTAACTAACCAAAAGTGATTGCATAAAACTTAAAACCATTGATTGAAATAGCATCctatatttttgttgatttttattataaCATGTGTGCAGGTATATATTTCCACTGTTCATGATATGTCTAATTGTATTATACTTTCTATGCATCTTTTTGTATCCTCTTTTGCATGGAATATCATAGAATTCCTTTTCATATTTATTAGTACAGTTTATACATGTACACTTCATGTCTGTCTGTTATAGCCACAGCCATTAGTCCAGACGGTGTACAGGCGACATCGATTGGCCGATCTGTAATGTCGTTTATGTCTAAAAGAGTTGTTACAGTATCCCCTGTCTTTGAGAACATTACCACTCGATTATTCCCAGAGTCTGCAACAATAATTTCTCCCTTTCTTGTAATTGCTATACCTTTTGGATATTTCAGTTCGCCAATATTTGATCCAAAGTCTCCAAGTTTTTGCAAAAATTTTCCATGtttattgaacattttaatctgatGGTGACCTGAATCTGACACAAATATGTTCTCCCCGTCTGTTTCTAAATATGAAGGGTTGTTAAGGGATGGATTAAGGTTCCCATAGCAAccaaactgtaaaactatttCTCCTGAAGGTTTGATTATACTAAGTCGTTCATATATCATATCAGAAACGACAAGTGTCCCATCGTCAAGGGCAACAATGCCATAAGGAAAGTGTAAACTGTCTATCGAACGAGTTATAATTGTTTCTTTATCTTTGCTAATTAGTTTTacacatttattagattcatcgGTTATGTAAATTTCATTGTCGCGTCCAGTGGTTATACACCTTGGATATCCAGTTTTCATCTGAATGCATTCCAAAGATTTTCCAAATGAATCAAATTTTTGAATGCGTCCTGATCCATTTTCTGCTACCACAAGAGTATCATTCTTAAGAAAAGAAATTCCAAATGGTAGATTTAGACATCCAGGAGTTTGTCCATAGCCTCCAATCTTGAACAGGAATTTTACCTTCTTTGTTTTTGCATTTTGGTCTTTTGCCGGATCATATGGTTGCCTTGGTAATGACAGTGCTGATAAACGGTTAATGCATCTATTTAATGGATTCTGGTCAGCAAAAGAACTTTGGTATTTTGGTTTCACCCGACATATATATGATGAGTTGTGTCCCCTTACAAAGGGAGATtgtaaagagttatttcccctaacAAAGGAAGATTGTAAAAAGTTATTTGCTCCTGGAATTTGTACTTTTGTGGGAAAATAGTTGTGTTTGCTACTGTAGCTGAGTCCAAGTTTACTGTCTTGAAAATGTCCATGTCTACCATTGTTGTGTGTAACTGCTTTGAAATCATGACCAGGCATAATAGTTTCTATCTTCACATTGATGTTCAATATTTCGTGCAAAATTTGAGAATGAGAATTATTGAGAAATTGAGAATTGCCATTTCTTATTATATTTTGCAGattgttttgaattgtttcaaactGTTGTAAATACATGCGACACCTATCTTTCTCTCTCTGTAAACTTTGATGTTGTTTTGTCTGAGGATGGCATAGCTGTGTTTTGTTCAGTCTCAATTGTTTTGTCCTATGAGAGTAGATTTCATCCACATAGCTACTTCTGTTATTACCCTCCAAGCTGGTAACATTGAACATTTGAtctttaagaaaatatatttggttcTCCACATGTTTCAAACAAATTGTAAGCTCTTCCCTTTGGTCCACATTCACATCATCAAGCGATGAAATTAGATGTTGTTCATGATCCCCTAATACACAATGGAGACAGATGCCAAAGTCACATGATTGACAGAAGAATTTGATtggttcatttttatgtttttcacaGACCCCTATATTTTCATCTCTGTTAAAGACATCACTAAGAATGTGAGAATTTAAAACTTTAGACATACAGTGTTTCACGCTACAGGTGTTACAGAAATACTTTTTACATTCAGAACAATATTTGGTTGCTAGGGCAATCATTTCACATAACTCACAagtaaatttttgtgttttttgttccTGTTCTGTGGCCGATAAAATATCGTTCAGTTGATTTATACGGAAATCTTTTGGAAATCCCCTAACACCGTCCTTGGGTATTAATGTCTGTGTTCTGCATGTTGGACAAGGTATCTGGACTTTAAATGTACCCTTAGATACTTTGACAGTATGTATATGCTTCTTAAGACATTCCTCACAGAACGAATGTAAACATGGGAGAGCTCTGGGTGATAGTAACGTATCCAGGCAGATATTACACTTCAGAAGATATCTCTTGTCAGCACTAGCCATCACAGGTACCGGTTATGTTCCAATATTACACTTCAGAAGATATCTCTTGTCAGCCCTAGCCATCGCAGGTACTAGTTAGGTTCCAATATTATACTTCAGAAGAATCCCTTGTAAGCCTTAGTTTcacaatttaacattttttttcaagcaTAATATTTGGTAGTATCGTCACATAGAATGAATGTCATAAGTTTTATATTCCACAATTTTGTTAAATGTGATTATCCACAAAAGTTTTTGAAGTTCACATTTAGCGCCTTTTCAAGTTTTTCTATCCATATTTGTTgtcaaaatatattataaaatttatgaagACACGGACTCGCATGCACACAAGTTAATTTCCTCAGTATATATGATAACATGCCTACTACATCAGTATGTAATAGTCAATACTGAGGACAAAATTTTTCTGCTGATGATAGTTCAATGGGGCCACAAGAAGGGTGTTATATCTAgcaatttaaaaaagtttattataaatgttttaaaaattatttgattgGTATAGACAATGATAGATTCAtgatttaaaactgttttgatatcaGAAGgaaatatttaaaggtttttcttgATGACATATAATTATTTCCCGATATATTTCCCTTTATTGAGCCCCCGATATATATGAGGATAAGTAATCTATACCTGATGTTACTTACCTGAGTGTGTCAGCTGGACTCTGGTCGACGTAACATAAAGTATACTTATCAATAAGTTTACATCAATTGCAGTTATTGATgaatataggaattttttttactATGTGTTTTTTTTCCCGTTTTTAAAACCCAAGttgattttttaacattaattattgagtaatcaaaatactggattaaGCAATAGTTTTAAAACTTGTATTGTTTTTCATCCTACTAACATATGTCAcaattcagaggcggatttaggggggggccgAGCCCCCCCATTTTTGGTttcttatatagggaatcattgaagcgtgactggagcccttctaaggtcagtcagtgggcccccacttatgtaaatttctggatccgccactgcaattatcaattaagtatataattgatatataaaaacaataatttattaaaactaatgattatttgaatattttcttcaaaataggTGTATACAATCAAGCATTATCTTACAAAGATCAttgtatattaatgaaaaatattaagTTCTTAAACTCAACAAGAAAATATGAATTCcttgaaacataaataaaattcaaaatggaaatggggaatgtgcctaacagacaacaacccgaccatagaaaaaaacaacagcagaaggtcaccaacaggtcttcaatgtagcgagataaACCATATTACACTTAACAAACCAAAAGAGAAGAAACAGCATGTTAAGTAATTTCTGCTCTTTATATCCCTACGTCACACTGTGGCCTGGGATTTGATAAAGTCTCACacatactgtaaaccaaataaTAATTTTGCAAGCCATTTATTTTCGCAACTTTCGCAGGTAGAAAAATAACACCAATTTAAATTATCTTGAATATGtataacttggatctttccttatttatAAGTACATCAAGTTAATTAGAAATTCGTAAAATAAAATCGCCTCGAAATGGACTTGAAAGTGCTAAAAGCGAAATAAAGAAtccgtgaaaataagttggtttacgtGTAAGCTAGTAGATTACAGTTATATTTAACACACCATGCAGATGAACATTCAAAGATTAGTATTAACTATTAACATagtttaaaactttatatatatcaGTTTCCTGCTATTTGTATTCATTGACATAACTCTGTATCTATAATACACAATATTTGAATGGGTGTGTATTTAAGTTATAAATGTAATCAAAGGGTAGCTAggtttgccactggacataaagcaaATAACAATCgatcatttatcaaaaataaaaaaatgaactttaaACTTGCAAGAATATCTATGTTTGATAATCCAAGTTTATTTCTAAACTTctatataatattcaaatttagattttgatattaaaatttagattttgacttattataattagtttacattttgtttatatGATTTATTCAAAGTAAAGATCTatgagaaagaaaatatattagtCTAACTTTACTGTTCCAAACTCAATTAATTTCTTGAGCATGCAATATTTATTTGGGGCATCCacatactatggacacattcttgtttgtaatgATGCATGTATTACCAATAACATGATGTACTACATATAAATAGATTGATCTTATTACATTGCATTGTTGTAggagaaacaaacaaaaaattgattGGTTTGAATAAACAAGTTTCCTGCTATCGATAACGAAGGACATATTTTTGTATCTGTAATCAACAAGATTTGTAAGAACGTGTATTTGTAATAGATAAATACGATCAAAGGGCAGCTATGTTTACCTTTATATACCTGGTCAAAGTGCAATAATCTTATCCAGGTGTTAAGACAAGGATAGATTATGGCTGAGGTGACCCTTGTATACTGTTAGTAGATAATTCagaactaaatacatgaatgtatTATTGCTAATCACTGATTCTTGGTCCAAATGTGAGATTGAATTAATGTGACCAGCAAAATTTGTAAAGGAAAATTACTactgaaattttaatattgctACTTTGTGGAATTTTTCACATTGATAAAAACATAGCAATATTTTCCGAATTTTACAgcaatataaaatattatcttCTTATTGATGTCAACTGGATACttcaaattcagaaattattttatgcatttataaatgcaattttgtcattttagactaaaatgtgatttaatttttgcaatattaatgcaattatatacctgttacatattttgaaataataaatacatgGCAATTCAATGTtgcaaaataaatgaaatagCAGTTACAGTTGTTCACTAAATACTAAATAGATGCTAAATCATGCTATCAAAGAATGATACaggaaatatatatttcaataaaaagtgTAATGTAATACTATCGTAATtcaatgatacaattatttaaaTAGGTTTTGTAAGAAACAGCTGTTACATATTATTGTCAATGGGTTTGTGAAATCATAGTTTATTTAGACCTGATATAGTAAAAGATATGTCTTTTCAGATATAATCTATATAATTGTATGGGAAAAAAACTTGTGGTTGCTGGTGTCGCACATCCTAACTGGAAATAAATTTAATCAATtatttatgagagaaaaaaaacaaggatTATTTGAATCTTGTATAGATTTAAATTCTTAAAAATTGattgcagttaaagtttttaaaatttcaataactttcttaaactgtccttgatttgtaccacacttggacagaagcttgtttatgatcatcaTGATTATAAGCTactatctagaaggaaattttgttcaaatgttgtatctgtttttccgtattttactgaataaaaatggacttagtttttctttcagttaACATTACAGACAGTCTgcagtttaagtttttaaaacttttattagattcataatgtttttttaccaaacttggacagaagcttcttacaataaAAAGATAGTATCGATTGAGAggaatatgtttaaaaaaaatttcccCATTTAtgttgagcctgcaattaacagcaaaagtaggctgGTTGTtcctcaaatttgaaatattattttaaccTTTTTTATGCCCAACttacgatagtaaaggggcattatattttctggtctgtgcatccgttcctCTGTCCATTAACTTGTTCGTCTGTtcatctgtcccacttcaggttaaagtatatgatatgatctttctaattttaaagccaaattagacttttggccccaatttcacggtccattgaacatagaaaatgaaagtgctaGTTTCAggaaagtttttggtcaaggtagtttttgatgaagttgaagtccaatcaacttgaaacttatagtacacatgttccctttgtatgatctttctaattttaatgacaaattagattttttacccaatttcacggtccattgaacatggaaaatgatagtgcaagtggggcatccatgtactttggacacattcttgtttatatatctTTGTATGTCAAATAGACCTGGGAAGGATCattcattttcactttcacttttaGGTTTATCTGTGATACTTTATGACATTGGCAATGACTCATTTATTTATACCATGTCCATTACTGTATTTTCAGAGATGAAGGTTTATCTGTGATACTTTATGACATTGGTAATGACTATCATTTACTTATACCATGTCCATTATTGTATTTTCAGAGATGAAGGTTTATTTGTGATACTTTATGATACTGGCAATGACTATCATTTACTTATACCATGTCCATTATTGTATTTTCAGAGATGAAGGTTTATCTGTGATACTTTATGATACTGGCAATGACTATCATTTACTTATACCATGTCCATTATTGTATTTTCAGAGATGAAGGTTTATCTGTGATACTTAATGATACTGGCAATGACTATCATTTACTTATACCATGTCCATTATTGTATTTTCAGAGATGAAGGTTTATCTGTGATACTTTATGATACTGGCAATGACGAGGATGTCAATATCAATGAAGTCATAGCAACAGCAGTAATGGAAGAAACAGAAGCCAGAATGATGGCTCAAGGTGACTTTCAGCCAGCATCAATATCAACGGAAACTTCACCAGTGAAAGGGTtatcaaataaatccaaaaatTTAGAACAAGCTTTAGATTCTTTAAAAATTTCTCAAGATAAAAAAGTTACTTCGAACATTAATGAAGAAGAGGAAGTAGAAGAAGAAAATGGCGATTCTGATGAATCATGGGAAACTGAAGAAGAGGAAGAGGTCATTCCTGTCAAAGGAGCAATGAAAAAAATGAAGGATAAAAATAGTAACATGGTTAAAATTACCACAAAGAAAAATGTGACTTCTACTGACGAATTAAATAAGGAACAAAAATCACAATCACAATCACCTGATTCGGAGGGTAAAAACTTGTATACCTGGAAGAAATCTAGTCAAGGGGGTGGGGCTCCAGAAGTGGAATTTGATGATGAGACATCTTTGTGGGATCATGAGGAATATTGGAAACGCCCACTTCCGCAGCCCCTAGATATTCCAGAGAGGGGAGATTATATCGATTGTCATGTATCTAAAGTATTTGATCCTACAAATTTTGTGGTAAGTATAACAAATCAATTCTTTATAAGATTTAGTTTTCTACTGAAATCCTCAAATATTAATCAGAATATATACCCGGaacttttttctcattttttaagcACACAAATGTTTTGTATGATGCCTTGTAGTTTCCCTTACTACTTTATGTCAGTTggtcaataaaatatgaaatatgaaatgataTTCAGATTTTAAAGGAAATAAACCTTGTAATATAATATATTGGGTGGTAATAGTTTTTGtttgccatatttgtttttcttctaaCATGTCTGTTTATCaatggaaaaattgttgaattCACCTTTccctaatttttaatgttatggATGTGGGGATGTACGGTGGGTGGTCTGACGGGTGGCTGGGTGGcagccaaat
It contains:
- the LOC143054124 gene encoding uncharacterized protein LOC143054124 → MASADKRYLLKCNICLDTLLSPRALPCLHSFCEECLKKHIHTVKVSKGTFKVQIPCPTCRTQTLIPKDGVRGFPKDFRINQLNDILSATEQEQKTQKFTCELCEMIALATKYCSECKKYFCNTCSVKHCMSKVLNSHILSDVFNRDENIGVCEKHKNEPIKFFCQSCDFGICLHCVLGDHEQHLISSLDDVNVDQREELTICLKHVENQIYFLKDQMFNVTSLEGNNRSSYVDEIYSHRTKQLRLNKTQLCHPQTKQHQSLQREKDRCRMYLQQFETIQNNLQNIIRNGNSQFLNNSHSQILHEILNINVKIETIMPGHDFKAVTHNNGRHGHFQDSKLGLSYSSKHNYFPTKVQIPGANNFLQSSFVRGNNSLQSPFVRGHNSSYICRVKPKYQSSFADQNPLNRCINRLSALSLPRQPYDPAKDQNAKTKKVKFLFKIGGYGQTPGCLNLPFGISFLKNDTLVVAENGSGRIQKFDSFGKSLECIQMKTGYPRCITTGRDNEIYITDESNKCVKLISKDKETIITRSIDSLHFPYGIVALDDGTLVVSDMIYERLSIIKPSGEIVLQFGCYGNLNPSLNNPSYLETDGENIFVSDSGHHQIKMFNKHGKFLQKLGDFGSNIGELKYPKGIAITRKGEIIVADSGNNRVVMFSKTGDTVTTLLDINDITDRPIDVACTPSGLMAVAITDRHEVYMYKLY